The following are encoded in a window of Flavobacterium cupriresistens genomic DNA:
- a CDS encoding hydroxymethylglutaryl-CoA synthase family protein, translating into MRAGIEAINIYCGSAVIDVAELAKHRQLNTERFENLLMKEKTVPMPYEDPISNGVNAAKPLLDALTDEEIESIDMLITCSESGIDFGKSMSTYIHDYLKLSRNCRLFELKNACYSGTAGLQMAINFILSGTAVGRKVLVIATDIMRMSTVEGGAMEMSFVEPSSGSGAVAMLISDQPKIFEIDKGASGYYGYEVMDTCRPVADKEAGDSDLSLLSYLDCCENSFKEYQKRVDDTDYQDSFQYLVFHTPFGGMVKGAHRTNMRKFKKAKPDQIEEDFQGRVAPSLEYCQRVGNIMGATTYLALVSMIEKGNFETPKRVGIFSYGSGCCSEFFSGVIHPQSQMLISPLAIEEHLDERVVLSMEEYESTFAVNSQIKFGTRDYKIDTTLYPEPFSKVKGKKKLIFSEIKNYHRIYEWV; encoded by the coding sequence ATGAGAGCAGGAATAGAAGCTATAAATATATATTGCGGATCAGCAGTCATAGACGTTGCTGAATTAGCAAAACATCGACAATTAAACACCGAGCGATTTGAGAATTTGTTAATGAAAGAGAAAACAGTGCCAATGCCTTATGAAGATCCGATCTCTAATGGGGTTAATGCAGCAAAACCCTTATTGGATGCATTGACTGATGAAGAAATAGAAAGCATAGATATGTTGATCACTTGTTCAGAATCAGGTATTGATTTTGGAAAGTCGATGAGTACGTACATACATGATTATTTAAAATTGAGTCGAAATTGCAGGTTGTTCGAACTCAAAAATGCCTGTTATTCCGGAACGGCAGGTCTTCAGATGGCTATTAATTTTATCCTTTCGGGGACTGCTGTGGGTAGAAAAGTTTTAGTCATCGCTACAGATATTATGAGGATGAGTACAGTAGAAGGAGGAGCTATGGAAATGTCTTTTGTAGAGCCTTCATCCGGATCCGGAGCTGTAGCCATGCTGATTAGTGATCAACCAAAAATATTTGAAATAGACAAAGGAGCCAGCGGTTATTACGGTTATGAGGTTATGGATACTTGCAGACCCGTTGCAGACAAAGAAGCGGGAGACTCAGATTTATCTTTATTATCTTATCTGGATTGCTGCGAAAACAGCTTTAAAGAATACCAAAAGAGAGTTGATGATACAGATTATCAGGATAGTTTCCAATACTTAGTCTTTCATACACCATTTGGAGGAATGGTAAAAGGTGCACACCGAACCAATATGCGAAAATTCAAAAAGGCAAAACCGGATCAGATCGAAGAAGATTTCCAAGGGCGTGTAGCTCCTTCTTTAGAATATTGTCAGAGAGTTGGAAACATTATGGGAGCAACAACTTATTTGGCATTAGTAAGCATGATTGAAAAAGGAAATTTTGAAACCCCAAAAAGAGTTGGCATATTTTCATATGGATCAGGATGCTGTTCCGAGTTTTTTAGTGGAGTGATACATCCTCAAAGTCAAATGTTAATTTCACCTTTGGCTATAGAAGAACATTTAGACGAACGAGTGGTATTATCTATGGAAGAATACGAAAGTACTTTTGCTGTTAACTCACAAATCAAATTCGGAACCAGAGATTACAAAATAGACACCACATTATATCCGGAACCCTTCAGTAAAGTAAAAGGAAAAAAGAAACTGATCTTTTCAGAAATTAAAAATTATCACAGAATTTACGAATGGGTATGA
- a CDS encoding beta-ketoacyl synthase N-terminal-like domain-containing protein encodes MSTDQIHKACVTGMGVVTPVGIGIPAFTEALKNGKSNFAIKEYVIEDRTFKYVYGKVEDFDLKKNISDSEFEEHWKLKVKRLRDISLSTAYGTFCALEAWHQAKLPSTIDKSKIAIVVAGSNTQQQHCQDIRETYKNKMQFMKPSYGFNFLDSDMIGVASELFEITGEGFTVGAASASGNMGIIQACRLIETQAYDVVMVIAPMMDLSVYEYQGFSALGAMQPVASETAEIPLYKPFDINHSGFVYGQNAGAIILESKQHAQQRKAKVFGTISGYGVTLDANRNPNPSVDGEQKAIAKAMQKAGILAEQIDYINAHGTGAKLGDHTEIEALINLELRNKPINSTKSLIGHGITAAGTVEAIASLIQMNGNFVHENLNLETPIDYPMDWIQSYREAHSIQYALSNSFGFGGINTAIILEA; translated from the coding sequence ATGAGTACAGATCAAATACATAAAGCTTGTGTAACAGGAATGGGAGTCGTTACCCCAGTAGGAATAGGAATTCCCGCTTTTACAGAGGCTTTAAAAAACGGAAAATCGAATTTTGCTATAAAGGAGTATGTTATAGAAGATAGAACCTTTAAATACGTATATGGGAAAGTAGAAGATTTTGATCTAAAAAAAAACATATCAGATAGTGAGTTTGAGGAGCATTGGAAACTAAAAGTTAAACGTTTACGGGATATTTCATTAAGTACTGCTTATGGAACATTTTGTGCTCTGGAAGCTTGGCATCAAGCCAAGCTTCCGTCAACGATAGATAAAAGTAAAATAGCTATAGTTGTAGCAGGCAGCAATACACAACAGCAGCATTGTCAGGATATCAGAGAAACGTACAAAAATAAAATGCAATTCATGAAACCTTCCTATGGATTCAATTTTTTGGATAGTGATATGATAGGTGTAGCATCAGAATTATTTGAGATTACAGGAGAAGGATTTACAGTTGGAGCAGCCAGTGCCAGTGGAAACATGGGAATCATTCAAGCTTGCAGACTTATAGAAACTCAAGCATATGATGTCGTTATGGTAATTGCTCCTATGATGGATTTATCCGTTTATGAATACCAAGGATTTTCTGCTTTGGGAGCTATGCAGCCAGTAGCATCAGAGACAGCGGAAATTCCCCTGTACAAACCTTTTGATATCAATCATTCAGGATTTGTATACGGACAAAATGCTGGAGCAATTATTTTAGAATCAAAGCAGCATGCGCAGCAAAGAAAAGCAAAAGTGTTTGGAACGATATCTGGCTATGGAGTTACACTAGATGCCAATAGAAACCCGAATCCTTCAGTAGATGGAGAACAAAAGGCTATAGCTAAAGCGATGCAAAAAGCAGGTATTTTGGCAGAACAAATTGATTACATTAATGCGCATGGTACAGGGGCAAAACTGGGAGATCATACAGAGATTGAAGCTTTGATTAATCTGGAACTCAGAAACAAACCGATAAACAGCACAAAATCACTAATTGGTCATGGTATCACAGCAGCAGGAACTGTAGAAGCTATTGCGAGTCTGATACAAATGAATGGAAATTTTGTGCACGAAAATCTTAATTTAGAAACACCGATAGATTACCCTATGGACTGGATACAAAGTTATAGAGAGGCCCATTCAATACAATACGCATTAAGTAATAGTTTTGGTTTTGGAGGTATCAATACAGCTATTATTCTAGAAGCATAA
- a CDS encoding phosphopantetheine-binding protein, translating to MKNQIIEQIRENLLEIIPELEGKIISNDEKLSDIGANSIDRAELIALTLEQLEKEIPRIELAGAQTINELAELIAEK from the coding sequence ATGAAAAATCAAATAATAGAGCAAATCAGAGAAAATTTACTTGAGATTATTCCAGAACTGGAAGGAAAAATAATATCTAATGATGAGAAACTATCAGATATTGGAGCAAATTCTATCGATAGAGCAGAATTAATCGCATTAACATTAGAACAATTAGAGAAAGAAATTCCTAGAATAGAATTAGCAGGAGCACAAACCATAAATGAATTAGCAGAATTGATTGCTGAAAAATAA
- a CDS encoding NAD(P)/FAD-dependent oxidoreductase yields the protein MNMNTKREHAVVIGGSMAGLVTARVLSKHFRNVTIIEKDKVNDKPETRKGQPQTRHIHLVLAQAMNILLGYFPSLKKELIEAGALELDVCNDYNWYSYGGYKKKGVTGITALTMTRELLEYHVKKHVLSIGNITILDETKALEMKMKDENVYALVLEKAGEKQLINTDFVVDASGRGTRAYKWLEQHGYATPEETKIKIDIMYVTILLERKEIPQGKKAEVISYTPDAPNEKLGAVLMPIEENRWVLTLIGMRGVEPPQNDEELLKFLKGLPISGLYDTVSEAKRLTDFLVFKCPHSIRRHYEKLKKFPGSYVVLGDAVSNFNPMYAQGMASSICQAKVLDEVLTIIPANDKVFKPHIKKVNAVIEDFWTAGSYEDFKYPETEGEKPVGLKMVNGYMKALQKAANKDTELFKEILEVAGYLKSGKTLFRPKIMWKVFKTNL from the coding sequence ATGAATATGAATACCAAAAGAGAACATGCAGTAGTAATCGGAGGGAGTATGGCTGGTTTAGTTACAGCAAGAGTACTAAGCAAACATTTTAGAAATGTAACCATTATAGAAAAAGATAAAGTAAATGATAAACCAGAGACGAGAAAAGGACAACCTCAAACCAGGCACATTCATTTGGTATTAGCCCAGGCAATGAATATACTCTTGGGTTATTTTCCATCACTAAAAAAAGAATTAATAGAAGCCGGGGCATTAGAACTGGATGTATGTAATGATTATAATTGGTATTCTTACGGAGGATATAAGAAAAAAGGAGTTACAGGAATTACAGCCCTTACTATGACAAGGGAACTTCTGGAATATCATGTAAAAAAGCATGTTTTGAGCATCGGGAATATTACGATTCTAGATGAAACCAAAGCGTTAGAAATGAAAATGAAAGATGAAAATGTCTACGCCTTAGTATTAGAAAAAGCAGGAGAAAAACAGCTTATAAATACCGATTTTGTAGTAGACGCATCAGGAAGAGGAACCAGAGCTTATAAATGGTTAGAGCAGCATGGATATGCGACACCGGAAGAAACTAAGATCAAGATTGATATAATGTACGTAACAATATTATTGGAGCGTAAAGAAATACCTCAAGGAAAAAAAGCAGAAGTAATTAGCTACACTCCGGATGCACCAAACGAAAAATTAGGAGCTGTACTTATGCCTATTGAAGAGAATAGATGGGTACTTACGCTAATAGGAATGAGAGGAGTTGAACCACCCCAAAATGATGAGGAATTATTAAAATTCTTAAAAGGACTTCCTATTTCAGGATTATATGATACTGTATCAGAAGCTAAGAGACTTACAGATTTTCTAGTATTTAAATGCCCACATAGTATAAGAAGACATTATGAAAAACTAAAAAAATTCCCGGGGTCTTATGTTGTTTTAGGAGATGCAGTTTCAAACTTCAACCCTATGTATGCGCAAGGAATGGCATCCTCTATATGCCAGGCCAAAGTTTTAGATGAAGTACTGACAATTATTCCAGCAAATGATAAAGTATTTAAGCCTCATATAAAAAAAGTAAATGCCGTAATAGAAGATTTTTGGACTGCGGGCTCTTATGAAGATTTTAAATATCCTGAAACAGAAGGAGAAAAACCTGTTGGACTAAAAATGGTTAATGGATACATGAAAGCTTTGCAAAAAGCAGCCAATAAAGACACAGAATTATTTAAAGAAATATTAGAAGTAGCGGGATATCTTAAATCAGGAAAAACACTATTTAGACCCAAAATTATGTGGAAAGTATTTAAAACAAATTTATAA
- the fabD gene encoding ACP S-malonyltransferase: MKAIMFPGQGAQYKGMGKDLFEKYKDKMEIASNILGYDLEELCLKDPKKELNKTEFTQPALFVVNALKYEEQFASTQANYFIGHSLGEYNALLAAGAFDFETGVRIVQKRGALMGEASGGAMAAVLGLDEIALKEKLEEGGHHAIDIANFNTPAQVVVSGPEAAINQLVKDFDQQNIKIIQLLVTAPFHSRYMQSAVEEFNNFIHKLEFNKLKVPVVSNVTARSYNQHQIKDLLSKQIASSVQWVDSIRYLMGKNVKEYEEVGGDRLTKMVEQIQNNCTPIYEEIKIGKGIFNSEKQVEKETIEATETTINHRINTLGSSTFCKRYDTSYAYVAGGLHMGIASVEMVKKMANSQMLGFLGTKGRTIKEINNDIEKLQEQVTKERPFGVNLYHNILEPNKEIELVNKLLDNGITIIEAGGFSQITLALAYFRTVGLVRKKDQSIKCKNQIIAKISRPEVAEGFMKPVPERLIKRLLDKEWITQDQAEMAREIPLSGDICIEADPGGVTHRSAAFVLFPSIKSLRNQIQQQYEYKEPIHLGISGGIGTPEAAVSAFVMEADFVLTGSINQCTVESCLSPIAKELLQNSDVQDTAYIPDEELFEIGIQAQVLKKGVLFATRAKKLYELYQRYDSLEAIPDDVREQLELKYFKKTLPEVWKTIKQEFIQRGEISQIESIEERPKKKMATLFKYYLRLASQYALDGITEEQGNFQIQSGAALGAFNQWVKGTPLEVWQNRHVDEIGIKIMEAAEKLMKNKFTLAEV; the protein is encoded by the coding sequence ATGAAAGCAATAATGTTTCCAGGACAAGGAGCCCAATACAAAGGAATGGGGAAGGACCTTTTTGAGAAGTATAAAGACAAAATGGAAATAGCCTCAAATATCCTCGGATATGACCTAGAAGAATTATGTCTCAAAGATCCAAAAAAAGAACTTAACAAAACAGAATTTACCCAACCTGCTTTGTTTGTTGTTAACGCATTAAAGTACGAGGAACAATTTGCTTCAACCCAAGCAAATTATTTTATCGGTCATAGTTTAGGCGAATATAATGCTTTATTGGCAGCAGGAGCATTTGATTTTGAAACAGGAGTACGAATTGTACAAAAGAGAGGAGCTTTGATGGGAGAAGCTTCCGGGGGAGCTATGGCAGCTGTTTTAGGATTAGATGAAATTGCTTTAAAAGAAAAACTGGAAGAAGGAGGACATCATGCTATAGATATTGCTAATTTCAATACGCCAGCACAAGTAGTAGTATCTGGTCCTGAAGCTGCAATCAATCAGTTGGTAAAAGATTTTGATCAACAAAATATAAAAATTATTCAATTGCTGGTTACGGCACCATTTCACTCCAGATATATGCAAAGCGCAGTAGAAGAGTTTAATAATTTTATTCATAAACTAGAATTCAATAAGCTCAAAGTTCCGGTAGTTTCTAATGTTACGGCTAGAAGTTATAACCAGCATCAAATTAAAGATTTACTGAGTAAGCAAATAGCAAGTTCGGTGCAATGGGTAGATTCTATCCGTTATCTGATGGGGAAGAATGTTAAAGAATATGAAGAAGTAGGAGGAGATAGATTAACCAAAATGGTTGAGCAAATTCAGAACAATTGTACGCCCATCTATGAAGAAATAAAGATAGGAAAGGGAATCTTTAATAGCGAAAAGCAAGTAGAGAAAGAAACAATAGAAGCAACAGAAACAACCATCAACCATAGAATAAATACATTAGGAAGTAGCACATTTTGTAAAAGATACGACACTTCTTATGCCTATGTAGCAGGAGGTCTCCATATGGGAATAGCTTCTGTAGAGATGGTAAAAAAAATGGCGAATTCTCAGATGTTAGGTTTTTTGGGAACCAAAGGGCGCACCATAAAAGAAATTAATAATGATATAGAAAAGCTTCAGGAACAAGTAACAAAAGAAAGACCTTTTGGAGTTAATTTATATCACAATATTCTTGAACCAAATAAAGAAATTGAATTAGTTAATAAGTTGTTAGATAATGGGATTACAATAATTGAAGCAGGTGGATTTAGCCAAATCACCCTGGCATTGGCCTATTTTAGGACGGTTGGATTAGTAAGGAAAAAGGATCAGAGTATAAAATGTAAAAACCAAATCATAGCCAAAATATCGCGACCAGAAGTAGCAGAAGGTTTTATGAAACCAGTTCCTGAAAGACTTATTAAAAGGTTGTTGGACAAAGAATGGATAACACAAGATCAAGCAGAAATGGCAAGAGAAATTCCTTTAAGTGGTGATATCTGTATTGAAGCAGACCCGGGAGGCGTTACGCATAGAAGTGCTGCATTTGTTTTGTTTCCTTCTATAAAAAGTTTACGCAACCAAATACAACAGCAATATGAGTATAAAGAACCCATACATCTGGGAATTTCCGGAGGAATAGGAACACCGGAAGCGGCTGTTAGTGCTTTTGTCATGGAAGCCGATTTTGTACTTACAGGTTCAATTAATCAGTGTACTGTAGAATCTTGTTTAAGTCCTATAGCCAAAGAGTTATTGCAAAATAGTGATGTACAAGATACAGCCTACATCCCGGACGAAGAACTATTTGAGATCGGTATACAAGCTCAGGTATTAAAGAAGGGTGTTCTCTTCGCAACACGTGCCAAAAAACTTTACGAGTTGTACCAACGATATGATAGTTTAGAGGCAATACCTGATGATGTAAGGGAGCAATTAGAGCTTAAATACTTCAAGAAAACTTTGCCTGAAGTATGGAAAACGATCAAGCAAGAGTTTATACAAAGAGGTGAAATATCACAAATAGAGAGTATCGAAGAAAGACCTAAGAAAAAGATGGCTACCCTATTTAAGTATTATCTAAGGCTGGCAAGTCAATATGCATTGGATGGAATTACAGAGGAACAAGGTAATTTTCAAATACAAAGCGGAGCAGCTTTAGGAGCATTTAATCAATGGGTAAAAGGAACTCCATTAGAAGTATGGCAAAATAGACATGTAGATGAAATTGGCATAAAAATTATGGAAGCTGCAGAAAAACTAATGAAGAATAAATTCACGTTGGCCGAAGTATAA
- a CDS encoding NAD(P)/FAD-dependent oxidoreductase: protein MDNKTAIILGGGISGLLVSKVLSKKYEKVIIIEKDKLEDKPEVRQGQSHAGQFHVLLLRGLNTLEHYFKGITGELKDSGAVELDLGNGAYWYSYGGVKKNKITGINTLLSSRKIIDYTLRKRVEKIPNVQIVDKTKYIDLIEENGTIKGVKVKGIDTDEYEIKSDLVIDATGRGSLTPKWLENNNFSKVEEERTVVNITYKTAIYNSPKGGLQDGKMLMYSPTSPEKIGVVIQPIENNQNLVCVAGWHKEDPPTDEDLLEFLKQLPDERFYKVLSACNKESDFVTYKVPYCLRRYFEKLADFPKGFLPIGDVFCNLNPAHGQGITSACLQVEILEKLIQKHDPANMSAIYFKKIVKVLDECWSASAYENFRYEETIGIKPKALNLVNKYMVAIHKAANKDASVYAELVKVSVMIKPAMNLFSPPFMWKVFAANMRK, encoded by the coding sequence ATGGATAATAAAACGGCAATTATATTAGGAGGAGGTATTTCTGGATTATTGGTTTCAAAAGTACTCAGCAAAAAGTATGAAAAAGTAATCATCATCGAAAAAGACAAACTGGAAGATAAACCAGAAGTACGGCAAGGACAATCTCATGCAGGACAGTTTCATGTGTTGCTGCTTAGAGGCTTGAATACCTTAGAGCACTATTTTAAGGGGATTACAGGAGAGCTAAAAGATAGTGGCGCGGTAGAGTTAGATCTGGGAAATGGTGCCTACTGGTATTCTTATGGAGGAGTAAAAAAAAACAAGATTACAGGTATAAACACCTTATTATCTAGCAGAAAAATAATTGACTATACACTTCGAAAAAGGGTAGAGAAAATACCTAATGTTCAAATAGTAGATAAAACCAAATATATTGATCTTATTGAAGAAAACGGAACAATTAAAGGCGTGAAAGTTAAAGGGATAGATACTGACGAATATGAAATAAAATCAGATTTGGTTATTGATGCAACCGGAAGAGGTTCCTTAACGCCTAAGTGGTTAGAGAATAACAATTTCTCAAAAGTAGAAGAGGAGAGAACCGTCGTTAATATTACCTACAAAACAGCAATATACAACAGCCCCAAAGGAGGACTTCAGGACGGAAAGATGCTGATGTACTCGCCAACATCTCCCGAAAAAATAGGAGTAGTGATACAACCTATTGAAAATAATCAAAACTTGGTTTGTGTAGCGGGGTGGCATAAAGAAGATCCTCCGACTGATGAAGATTTACTTGAATTCCTTAAACAATTACCGGATGAAAGATTTTATAAGGTATTATCTGCATGCAATAAAGAGAGCGATTTTGTAACCTACAAGGTTCCTTATTGTTTAAGGAGGTATTTTGAAAAATTAGCTGATTTCCCTAAAGGATTCCTTCCGATAGGTGATGTGTTTTGTAATTTGAATCCGGCACACGGACAAGGTATAACCTCAGCTTGTTTGCAAGTAGAAATTTTAGAGAAGCTAATACAGAAACATGATCCGGCAAATATGTCTGCAATCTATTTTAAAAAAATAGTTAAGGTTTTAGATGAGTGTTGGAGTGCCTCAGCCTATGAAAATTTCAGATACGAGGAAACTATAGGTATAAAACCTAAAGCACTAAACCTTGTTAATAAATATATGGTAGCAATTCATAAAGCAGCCAATAAGGATGCATCAGTATATGCTGAGCTGGTAAAGGTTTCTGTTATGATAAAACCTGCAATGAATTTATTTTCTCCTCCTTTTATGTGGAAAGTATTCGCGGCTAATATGCGTAAATAG
- a CDS encoding cytochrome P450, whose translation MEIEKQFYPIRLINISELKDNKMIGVNKENVELVVVNNHDGIKIFQGLCPHEKELLSFGEIDEELNIVCPAHQWKFNSLSGENKCNPKGSLKTFYYEIVNGDIFIDKNELLDHKREMENAPAQRQIRIKTLKDLPGPKAIPVFGNSLSFLSKMTKVHLQYEEWAKQYGSFYKINVNGEDGVVISEASFIKEILNQRPYKYRRFKNIRPVLEEMDVHNLFSTEGDEWKRSRKYVTQALSNKVLRSFYPSIKETTEDLYNHWERTLEKTSEIDVHKDIFNYSFDIISYLAFGQKIGTVGNEESKIQNNYKRVMNMIQFRIVVPFQYWKFFKLPKDHKLDNDLKEIKEGIWKYINEAKERIRLNPELKENPTNYIEALLQATDDQGVYLTDEEIYPSIFGTLVAGEDTTANTILWVLHYITDYPEVQKKMREEITLVLGDEKFLQVMDDSNELEYVNAVIYEVMRLKPVIPVIALTTNEDCIIGEYEIQKDTDVFLLSHYRDQESCPFLKREAFDPERWVESKSITFHTNQSNLIPFGLGKRICPGKSLAMVEMKTILCMILKNYEISKSDKENKVEDHFNTTLGPSKFSIKIGRINAPVAVV comes from the coding sequence ATGGAAATTGAAAAACAATTTTATCCAATTAGGCTAATAAACATTAGTGAATTAAAGGATAATAAAATGATTGGTGTTAATAAAGAAAATGTAGAACTTGTAGTGGTTAATAATCACGACGGGATTAAAATATTTCAAGGACTATGTCCACACGAAAAAGAACTTCTAAGTTTCGGAGAAATTGACGAAGAGCTAAACATTGTATGTCCAGCACATCAATGGAAATTTAATTCCCTGTCAGGAGAAAATAAATGTAATCCAAAAGGCAGCCTAAAAACGTTCTATTATGAAATCGTTAATGGGGATATTTTTATTGATAAAAACGAACTTTTAGATCATAAAAGGGAGATGGAAAATGCGCCTGCGCAAAGACAAATTCGTATAAAAACATTAAAAGATTTGCCGGGTCCAAAAGCAATACCTGTTTTCGGAAACTCATTAAGCTTTCTTTCCAAAATGACAAAAGTGCATTTACAATACGAAGAATGGGCAAAGCAATATGGGTCTTTTTATAAGATTAATGTTAATGGAGAAGACGGAGTAGTAATTTCGGAAGCGTCTTTTATCAAGGAAATTCTAAATCAGCGGCCTTATAAATACAGACGTTTCAAAAATATCAGACCAGTATTAGAAGAGATGGATGTTCATAACCTTTTCTCAACAGAAGGAGATGAGTGGAAAAGAAGTAGAAAATACGTAACCCAGGCATTATCAAATAAAGTACTCCGATCGTTTTATCCATCGATAAAAGAAACTACTGAAGATCTCTATAATCACTGGGAGAGAACATTAGAAAAAACTTCAGAGATAGATGTGCACAAAGACATTTTTAATTACTCCTTTGATATTATATCTTATTTAGCATTTGGACAGAAAATAGGAACTGTCGGAAATGAAGAAAGTAAGATTCAGAACAATTACAAAAGAGTAATGAACATGATTCAATTTCGAATTGTGGTTCCTTTTCAATATTGGAAATTTTTTAAACTACCTAAAGATCATAAGTTAGATAATGATCTAAAAGAAATAAAGGAAGGTATTTGGAAGTATATAAATGAAGCAAAAGAAAGGATCAGATTAAATCCGGAATTAAAAGAAAACCCAACAAACTATATTGAGGCATTACTACAAGCAACAGATGATCAAGGCGTATACCTGACAGATGAAGAGATTTATCCGAGCATATTTGGTACGCTCGTAGCAGGAGAAGATACTACTGCTAATACCATATTATGGGTACTTCATTACATCACAGATTATCCGGAAGTCCAGAAAAAAATGAGGGAAGAAATAACACTTGTTTTAGGAGATGAGAAGTTTTTGCAAGTAATGGATGATTCCAATGAGTTGGAATATGTAAATGCAGTTATTTATGAGGTGATGAGGTTAAAACCAGTAATTCCTGTTATAGCCTTAACTACAAATGAAGACTGTATTATTGGAGAATATGAAATACAAAAAGATACAGACGTGTTTCTGTTATCGCACTACAGAGATCAGGAAAGTTGCCCTTTTTTAAAGAGAGAAGCATTTGACCCGGAGCGTTGGGTAGAAAGTAAGAGTATAACATTTCATACCAATCAAAGTAATCTTATTCCTTTTGGACTTGGAAAAAGGATATGTCCGGGAAAATCATTGGCAATGGTAGAAATGAAAACCATTTTGTGTATGATTTTAAAAAATTATGAAATAAGTAAATCAGACAAAGAAAATAAGGTAGAAGACCATTTTAATACAACGCTGGGACCGAGTAAATTCAGTATAAAAATAGGGCGTATAAATGCGCCGGTTGCGGTGGTATAA